A window from Alphaproteobacteria bacterium encodes these proteins:
- a CDS encoding TIGR01459 family HAD-type hydrolase → MSDSQSPDPHPIRLIHGISKLAPNYDGFVLDLWGVIHNGVEAFSWALDALRCLQGQGARVVLLSNAPRRPRELVAALEKMGVPRELYDEVISSGREAYAALCDRTLPFYRNLGRHCFHLGPPRDRNMLEIDRLIEVRQPEKAEFVLATGPVSDDKDVAFHEDLLRGWAKRDVPMICANPDLVVIRGDERLICAGAIAQRYEELGGRVQYHGKPFPEIYDTCRDVLGIRDSRRILAIGDSLRTDIRGAQNAGMDSILVAGGIHGDEWGLKPGAALDPENPPEGLRVKISEACQSAGLRPLAVMGRFAWDAETS, encoded by the coding sequence ATGTCGGACTCGCAATCGCCGGACCCGCACCCCATCCGCCTGATCCACGGGATCAGCAAGCTGGCGCCCAATTACGACGGCTTCGTCCTGGATCTCTGGGGCGTCATTCACAACGGCGTCGAGGCCTTTTCCTGGGCTCTCGATGCCCTGCGGTGCCTGCAGGGACAGGGAGCCCGGGTGGTGCTTCTCTCTAACGCGCCGCGCCGCCCGCGCGAGCTCGTCGCGGCCCTCGAGAAGATGGGGGTGCCGCGCGAGCTTTATGACGAAGTGATTTCGAGCGGACGCGAAGCCTATGCGGCGCTCTGCGACCGCACGTTGCCATTTTACCGAAATCTTGGCCGGCACTGCTTTCACCTGGGGCCGCCGCGCGACCGCAATATGCTTGAAATCGACAGGCTGATCGAGGTGAGGCAACCGGAAAAGGCCGAATTCGTCCTCGCCACCGGACCGGTTTCCGACGACAAGGATGTTGCCTTCCACGAGGACCTGTTACGCGGCTGGGCGAAAAGGGACGTGCCCATGATCTGTGCCAATCCGGATCTTGTCGTGATTCGCGGGGACGAACGCCTTATTTGCGCCGGCGCCATCGCTCAGCGCTACGAAGAACTGGGCGGGCGCGTGCAGTATCACGGCAAGCCTTTCCCGGAAATTTACGATACCTGCCGCGATGTTCTGGGTATTCGAGATTCCCGGCGGATCCTTGCCATCGGCGACAGCCTCAGGACCGACATTCGGGGCGCGCAGAACGCCGGTATGGACTCGATCCTGGTCGCGGGTGGCATTCACGGCGATGAATGGGGGTTGAAGCCGGGCGCGGCGCTCGACCCCGAGAATCCGCCCGAGGGGCTTCGCGTGAAAATCAGCGAGGCCTGCCAGTCGGCGGGTCTTCGGCCGTTGGCCGTGATGGGCCGATTTGCCTGGGACGCCGAGACCAGCTAG